GCGAGGTGGAGGTCGCCGCCGCGCGCTCGCGAGAGCTGGCGGCGCAACGCGAGGCGTATCGCGCGCAGCTCGCGGCGGCGGACGCGGCGCTCGAGCAGTCGCGCTACCGCTACGTCAACGGACTTGCGGACTATCAGGCGGTGCTGACGGCGCTTGGCGCTCGGCAGCAGGCGGAACTCGGCCTGATCGAAACGCACCGGCAACTCATCGCGGCGCGGCTTGCGCTTTATGACGCGCTCGGCGGCGCGTGGACAAAAAACATCGGCGAGGAAGGTTGATATGCCCCCGTGGAAACGCGCGTTGTTCTTCTTTCTCATCGTCGGGGCCGGGGTGGGCGTCGCCTTCGCCATGGTGAAGCTGCAATCGCCCGCCAAGCGCGGCACGCCGGCCCGCGAGGCGCCGGCGATCGACGTGGTCGTCGCGGCGCCCGCCGCCCGGCGCATGCACGTTCCGTCGATGGGCGTCGTGCGCCCGTCGCGGCGGATCACCGTCGTGCCCCAGGTCGGCGGCAAGGTCGTTTACCAGTCCGACAACCTCGTGCCCGGCGGCATCCTGCGCGCGGGCGAGGTGATGATCCGCATCGACCCGCGCGAATACGAGCTGGGCGTTGACGAGGCGAGGGGCCGCGTGCGTCAGGCGGAGCTGGACCTGGAGATCGAACAGGGGCGCGGCGAAGTCGCCCGGCGCGAATGGGAGTTGCTCGGCGAAACGGGAACGCCGGACTCGGGCGCCCTTGCGCTGCGCAAGCCGCAGCTCGAAACGATGAAGCAACATCTCGAATCGGCGAAAAGCGCGCTCGAGCGCGCGCGGCT
The bacterium DNA segment above includes these coding regions:
- a CDS encoding TolC family protein, yielding EVEVAAARSRELAAQREAYRAQLAAADAALEQSRYRYVNGLADYQAVLTALGARQQAELGLIETHRQLIAARLALYDALGGAWTKNIGEEG